The Methanococcus voltae nucleotide sequence TGAAAACTCCGATGTAGTTCTCGCCACTAATTCAATGGCAGGTAGTGAATATTTGGAGGATTTTAACTTTAATGTAGGCGTTATTGATGAATGTAGTCAATCAATGGAACCTTCTACGTTAATTACTGCTTTAAAATGTGATAAAATTGTTATGGCGGGAGACCACAAGCAATTACCTCCTACAGTATTGTCCGATGAAATTGAATTGAAGAATACATTATTTGAAAGAATGATTAAGGAAAATAAAGAGTTTTCTCAAATTTTAAAGATACAGTATCGTATGAATGATAAAATTATGGGTTTTTCAAACAAATTGTTCTATGAAAATCAGCTTATTAGTGACGAATCGGTTAAAAATAGAGTATTAAGTGATTTAGATTATAAATTGGATAGTGAATTAGATGGTGAATTAAAAAGTCATGTTGGTATTGGTACCGATATTAGTACTGATGTCGATAGTGAGATAGATGCTAAAATAAATAATAGCCTATTTAACGATAATCCTCTTGTATTAATTAATACTGAGGGAAATGAAAAGCGTGACGATTTCAAATCGTATTATAATAAGTCCGAATTAAAAATTATAGATAAAATAATAAACAAATATCTAAAAAATGGCTTAGCTATCAGTGTAATAAGTCCTTACGATGCACAAGTTAAAAAAATAAAAGAAATAGTTTCAAGATATGAAACTAGTGAAAACGAACTTAATGAAGCTAATGAATCTAATGAAACCGATAATCAAACCAATGCCTTAAAAATCAAAGTAAAATCTATTGATGGATACCAAGGTAGGGAAGATGAGATTATAGTTGTATCTTTTGTGAGGAGTGAAAAAATAGGATTTTTGTCCGATTTAAGAAGATTAAATGTTGCATTGACTCGTGCAAAGCGTAAACTTATACTTGTTGGTAATTTTGATTTTCTGACGTCCAATAGTACTTATCTAGAATTATACGATTACATGATCGAAAAGAACGCAGATATAATTAATATAAGATAATCATCTATATCATTATTTGTTTTTTTAAATATATATGGTTATTTTTTAATTTTATTAATTTTTAAGAGTTTTTTGGTTAAATAAACCATTTATACTAATATTTATGTGTTTGACCGAATTATTTATATAATATAATGGGATAATTAATTTAAAATTATAACATATAATTTATAAACTATTTTTTAACTAACATTTTAAAAAAAACTAAACAAAAATAGCCAAAAATATGAAAAAATATGAGGTGTTTGTTATATGATGCAATCAAGTGCAATACACTCCCCATTCAACGCCCCAAATACTATATCATTAGTAGCTGGTGAAGGAGACGCGGAAATACCATTAAACGCTTTCGATATGTGCCTTTTAGAGTCAGGTATCGCAAACGTTAACTTAATAAGAATTAGCAGTATCATGCCCCCAAAAGCTGAAGTAATCCCATTACCTAACCTCCCTATGGGTTCATTAGTACCTACAGCATACGGATACCAAATGAGTGATGTTAAAGGAGAAACAGTTGCTGCATCCATTGGTGTTGCTATACCAAAAGATAAAGAATTATGCGGTTTAATCATGGAATACGAATGTGTTGGAGGCAAAAAGGAAGCAGAAGACACAGTTAGAGAAATGGCAAAAGACGGATTTGAAATGAGAGGCTGGGAAATTGATGAAATTATATCAATTGCTGCTGAACATACCGTTGAAAAAGTAGGCTGTGCATTTGCTGCTGCTGCATTATGGTACAAATAATTTAAAAAATAAAAATAATAAAATATTAAAAAATAAAATATGAAAAAATAAGTTATTTAACTTCACTAAAAATTAAAACAATAAAGCCTAAATAACTTAATAAAAATATTTTATAATTGTATAAAGATTACATAAATTCATAAAACCATATACTATAATTTTAACTAAAATTTTAACTAAATTACTGTTAAAAATCCAAAAAATGAATAATCCAATTAAAAGGAACTCGAAACTATGTTGTTTAATCAACCGAAATCAGTTAATTCAGGCGGAAAATTCAAATTTTTGAAATTAAGTGATATTCACAATAAAAAAACAAATATCAATAAATCCAATACTAACAATATTAACCTTTTAAAAATTAAAAGAGGCGAGATAGTTGAAACAGTTAGGAAAACACATCATCCTCGAACTTTGGGGATGCGAGAAGGAAGCTCTGGATGACCAACCAGGTATTGAAAAAATGTTAATTGACGCAGTTAAAGCTTGTGGAGCTACATTAATATGCGTAAAAACCCATAAATTTTCACCACAAGGTGTTACCGGTGTTGCAGTACTTGCAGAAAGCCACATTAGTATACACACATGGCCAGAATTAGGCTATGCAGCTATGGATGTATTTACTTGTGGCGCACACGTTGAACCTGAAGATACTATCACCACATTAAAAGAATTCTTAAAACCTAACCATATTGATATTATGGACATTAAAAGAGGAAATATTGTAGAATAAGTATGAATTAATTTTATGAATTATCATTATCATAATTATATTCAAGAATTATTCTATAAGTATTACTCATTTGGACATTGTTTATAGTTATAAACAGAATTTCATTGAATTTAAATTAATATAGATATAAATTATTAAAATATTGAACATTAACAATTAATAATATGGTGATATTATGAAATTCGACGCATGGTACACAGAACCACAAACTGAAAATTTAAGCTTATCTACAAAAATTAAGGATATATTATATGTTGGAAAATCAGAATATCAA carries:
- a CDS encoding pyruvoyl-dependent arginine decarboxylase, which produces MMQSSAIHSPFNAPNTISLVAGEGDAEIPLNAFDMCLLESGIANVNLIRISSIMPPKAEVIPLPNLPMGSLVPTAYGYQMSDVKGETVAASIGVAIPKDKELCGLIMEYECVGGKKEAEDTVREMAKDGFEMRGWEIDEIISIAAEHTVEKVGCAFAAAALWYK
- the speD gene encoding adenosylmethionine decarboxylase, yielding MKQLGKHIILELWGCEKEALDDQPGIEKMLIDAVKACGATLICVKTHKFSPQGVTGVAVLAESHISIHTWPELGYAAMDVFTCGAHVEPEDTITTLKEFLKPNHIDIMDIKRGNIVE